The Flavobacteriales bacterium genomic sequence TTTCCCGGCCAAGCCAATGACCGAGGGTCGTATCGTTATGGTACTTGATGCTATGAACCAACCGACGAACGATGCCGTGTTTTTCAAAGTGGAGGTAGGCCATGGCACGGTTTACCTGTAGCCTTCCCCAAAATATCCTGGAAACGTGATGGTCTGTGAGCGATTCGAAATTTGTTCTCGGCAAATGAAGACGGCATGGCAGACATAGCGGTTTTTCTCCTTTCAACAGGGTTTTTCCGCAACCGGGACACGCTTCAGGATAAAACAGGGAAAGAAGGTCCGAACCCCATTCCTTAACCTGCACTTGTTTTAGATGTTTGACAAAAGCCATGCTTAAAGGTAGAAAAACCGTGTCTTTGACAGCCTCAGAATTTCTACAGATTGAAAAGGTATCTTTATAACCTGCATCTACCGTATAAAGATTCGTGAAAATTCTGATCATAGAAGATGAGGTCGATCTGCGTAACACCGTATTGAACTACCTTGAAGAAGAAGGTTACGTTTGTGAGATTGCTCCGGACTATTCCGTAGCCCGGGAAAAGGCGGGTGTTTATCAGTATGATTGTGTTTTGCTGGACCTGACCCTACCAGGAGGCAACGGTCTGGACCTTATTCCCGTGATGAAGTCGGAACACCCCGATACAGGCATCATCATCCTCTCTGCCCGGGATTCCCTGGATGATAGAGTAAAAGGCCTGGACCTGGGTGCCGATGACTACCTCACCAAACCCTTTCATCTTTCAGAATTGAATGCGAGGGTCAAGTCGCTGCTCAGACGCAGGCAACTCAAGGGGGCGCAGGAACTTGTGTTCAACGAAATCACCAT encodes the following:
- a CDS encoding response regulator transcription factor — encoded protein: MKILIIEDEVDLRNTVLNYLEEEGYVCEIAPDYSVAREKAGVYQYDCVLLDLTLPGGNGLDLIPVMKSEHPDTGIIILSARDSLDDRVKGLDLGADDYLTKPFHLSELNARVKSLLRRRQLKGAQELVFNEITIRPDSREVCVLDREVVLTPKEYGILYYFMVNQGRVIGKEALAEHIWGDQIDLADHFDFLYTHIKNLRKKLIESGAGDYIKTVYGMGYQFKSK